In Mastigocladopsis repens PCC 10914, a single window of DNA contains:
- a CDS encoding NUDIX hydrolase — protein MPGRNQRKIADPLKQPPLADFKVGVDNVIFSVDTAQNQLLVLLVMRQQEPFLNDWSLPGTLVRQGESLEDAAYRIMAEKIRVKNLYLEQLYTFGGPERDPREATDSYGVRYLSVSYFALVRFEEAELIADGVTGIAWYPVKQVPQLAFDHNKILAYGHRRLRNKLEYSPVAFEVLPEMFTLNDLYQLYTTVLGENFSDYSNFRARLIKLGFLCDTGKKVSRGAGRPASLYRFDAEAFAPFKDKALVFI, from the coding sequence ATGCCAGGACGCAACCAAAGAAAGATTGCAGACCCTCTAAAACAACCACCTTTAGCAGATTTCAAAGTTGGTGTTGATAACGTAATTTTCTCTGTAGATACCGCACAGAACCAACTGCTAGTTCTATTAGTGATGAGACAGCAGGAGCCATTTTTAAATGATTGGAGCCTTCCTGGTACTTTGGTGCGTCAAGGTGAGTCTTTAGAAGATGCTGCTTATCGCATTATGGCTGAAAAAATAAGGGTCAAAAACCTTTATTTGGAACAATTGTATACTTTTGGAGGACCTGAGCGCGATCCACGAGAAGCAACCGATAGTTATGGTGTGCGTTATTTATCAGTGAGTTACTTTGCCCTGGTGCGGTTTGAGGAAGCAGAATTGATTGCTGATGGAGTCACTGGGATAGCTTGGTATCCTGTGAAGCAAGTACCGCAATTAGCTTTTGACCATAATAAAATTTTGGCATATGGACACAGGCGTTTGCGAAATAAGTTGGAGTATAGCCCAGTGGCGTTTGAAGTTTTGCCAGAGATGTTTACCTTGAATGATTTATATCAGTTGTACACGACAGTTTTAGGGGAAAATTTTTCTGATTATTCTAATTTTAGAGCGCGTCTCATCAAGTTAGGTTTTTTATGCGATACAGGGAAAAAAGTGTCGCGGGGTGCTGGTCGTCCTGCGAGTTTATATCGTTTTGATGCGGAAGCTTTTGCTCCATTTAAGGATAAAGCTTTGGTTTTTATTTAA
- a CDS encoding TspO/MBR family protein, whose product MIQSWMVIGAVTFAIMIGSFFITPRDVKWFARLARPRWLVFEPLIPIIWTVIFVCGAASAYIVWEKNPGSLTSWVLMGLYLLLEVITIAYIPAMLRWRSLRVGEILGSVGVILGVLLTLSVLPISGLAALLLVPYLVWSPVGTYTTEELIHLNPQDA is encoded by the coding sequence ATGATTCAATCTTGGATGGTAATTGGGGCTGTCACTTTTGCAATTATGATCGGTAGTTTTTTCATCACACCTCGTGATGTCAAGTGGTTTGCACGGTTAGCACGTCCCCGCTGGTTGGTTTTTGAACCGCTTATCCCGATCATCTGGACTGTTATCTTTGTTTGCGGTGCTGCTTCTGCCTATATTGTCTGGGAAAAAAATCCAGGAAGCTTGACTAGCTGGGTGCTCATGGGTTTATACCTCCTGCTAGAGGTTATCACCATTGCTTACATCCCAGCAATGCTGAGGTGGCGGAGTCTTAGAGTGGGGGAAATTCTTGGTTCAGTCGGTGTAATCTTAGGAGTGTTGCTCACACTCTCCGTTTTGCCAATTTCTGGACTGGCGGCGCTGTTACTCGTCCCATATCTCGTTTGGAGTCCAGTGGGAACCTACACGACTGAAGAATTAATCCACCTAAATCCTCAGGATGCGTAG
- a CDS encoding RNA-guided endonuclease InsQ/TnpB family protein gives MIIYEFKVKGKDKQYRAIDDAIRTSQFIQNKCLHYWMDNKDKKVDKYVLNKYCAVLAAEFPFADELNSMARQSAAERAWSAISRFYDNCKKKIKGKKGFPKFKKHCRSVEYKTSGWALSTNRKTITFRDKKGIETLKLKGTYDLNYYDIKQIKRVRLVRRADGYYAQFAIDTDLKIETQPTGQVVGIDLGLKYFIADNKGNIEQSPQFYRKSEKQLNRANRKKSKKFDPKKKKAKQPQSTNYHKARNRYAKKHLRVSRQRKEYCKRVAYSVIQSNDLVAYEDLNVKGMVRNRRLAKSISDAGWSTFRSWLEYFGHKYGKLTVAAPPHNTSQNCSNCGKKVKKSLSTRTHVCPHCGYVKDRDVNAAINILKLGLSTVGHTGTYAWGDLPSWAIGASLSSNGESTNQESHGFLRE, from the coding sequence ATGATAATCTACGAGTTTAAAGTCAAGGGAAAAGACAAGCAGTACAGGGCAATAGACGATGCTATTCGCACTAGTCAATTCATTCAGAACAAATGTTTGCATTATTGGATGGATAACAAAGACAAAAAAGTTGACAAGTACGTATTGAACAAATATTGCGCTGTACTGGCTGCTGAATTTCCCTTTGCTGATGAACTCAATTCAATGGCTAGGCAATCTGCGGCTGAACGTGCTTGGAGTGCGATATCTCGGTTTTACGATAACTGCAAAAAGAAAATCAAAGGCAAGAAAGGTTTCCCAAAGTTCAAGAAACATTGTCGTTCCGTGGAGTATAAAACCAGCGGATGGGCACTTTCAACTAATAGAAAAACCATTACTTTTAGAGATAAAAAAGGCATTGAAACCTTAAAACTAAAAGGAACTTATGACTTAAACTACTACGACATTAAACAGATAAAGCGTGTTCGATTAGTACGCCGTGCTGATGGATACTACGCTCAATTTGCAATTGATACTGACTTAAAGATTGAAACACAACCGACAGGTCAAGTCGTAGGTATTGACTTGGGATTGAAGTACTTCATTGCTGATAATAAAGGCAATATAGAACAATCACCTCAGTTTTACCGTAAGTCTGAAAAACAGTTGAATCGAGCTAACCGTAAAAAATCCAAGAAGTTCGACCCTAAAAAGAAGAAAGCGAAACAACCGCAATCAACCAACTACCACAAAGCCAGAAATAGGTATGCAAAGAAACATTTAAGAGTAAGTAGGCAACGAAAAGAGTATTGCAAGCGTGTTGCATACTCCGTCATCCAATCTAACGATTTGGTAGCCTATGAAGACTTAAATGTGAAAGGCATGGTACGTAATCGACGACTGGCTAAATCTATATCTGATGCTGGTTGGTCAACCTTCCGTTCATGGTTGGAATATTTTGGTCACAAGTATGGGAAGTTGACAGTTGCTGCCCCTCCCCATAACACAAGTCAAAATTGTTCCAATTGTGGCAAGAAAGTGAAAAAATCCCTGTCTACTCGAACTCACGTTTGCCCGCATTGCGGGTACGTAAAGGATAGGGATGTCAACGCAGCTATCAATATCCTAAAGTTAGGACTCAGTACCGTGGGGCACACGGGAACTTACGCTTGGGGAGATTTGCCCTCTTGGGCGATTGGCGCAAGCCTGTCGTCTAACGGCGAGTCGACGAACCAAGAATCCCACGGCTTTTTGCGGGAATGA
- a CDS encoding nicotinate phosphoribosyltransferase, whose translation MTSFPNLNYASTNNQQQQNRENQELTVSAIDYSLLTDLYQLTMVACYTGEGLEQRRASFELFVRRLPENFGYLIAMGLAQGLEYLEKFCFDPSQITALQATGIFANAPESFWSLLAEGRFSGDVWAIPEGTAVFANEPLLRVEAPLWQAQLVETYLLNTLNYQSLIATRAARLRDVASGEATLLEFGTRRAFSPQASLWAARAALAGGLDATSNVLAALQLGEKPSGTMAHALVMALSAMEGSEDQAFTAFHRYFPGAPLLIDTYDTIAAAQRLAAKVNSGEMQLAGVRLDSGDLVSLSKQVRSLLPGVSIFVSGDLDEWEIARLKAAGAQIDGYGLGTRLVTGSAVNGVYKLVEIDGIPVMKHSSGKATYPGRKQIFRSFEGDKVKADSLGLADEEFLDSSMSNHHSSQVPLLQLFVKEGKRVQPLETLAQIRQRTAASVASLPEQTRRLDHPLSVRVEISAQLQQLSEKTKKQTAELLRTQRKESG comes from the coding sequence ATGACAAGTTTCCCAAACTTGAACTATGCATCTACAAACAATCAGCAACAGCAGAACAGAGAGAATCAAGAACTGACAGTTTCTGCTATTGATTACAGCCTGCTCACAGACCTTTACCAGTTGACGATGGTAGCTTGTTACACAGGTGAAGGTTTAGAACAACGACGGGCAAGTTTTGAATTGTTTGTGAGACGTTTGCCAGAAAATTTTGGCTATTTGATTGCTATGGGGCTGGCGCAAGGGTTGGAATATTTGGAAAAATTCTGCTTTGATCCCTCGCAAATAACAGCTTTGCAGGCGACAGGAATTTTTGCCAATGCGCCGGAGAGCTTTTGGTCACTGCTTGCTGAGGGACGTTTTAGTGGCGATGTTTGGGCGATACCTGAGGGAACAGCAGTGTTTGCAAATGAACCTCTGTTACGAGTGGAAGCGCCTCTATGGCAAGCGCAACTGGTAGAAACTTACCTGTTGAACACGCTTAATTACCAAAGTTTGATTGCGACACGCGCAGCAAGATTACGGGATGTGGCGTCTGGTGAAGCAACACTACTGGAATTTGGGACAAGACGGGCATTTAGTCCCCAAGCGTCTTTGTGGGCGGCGCGTGCAGCGCTAGCTGGGGGTTTGGATGCGACATCGAACGTGTTAGCTGCGCTACAACTGGGAGAAAAACCGAGTGGTACGATGGCTCACGCTTTGGTAATGGCACTGTCAGCTATGGAAGGGAGCGAAGACCAAGCGTTCACAGCGTTTCATCGTTATTTCCCAGGTGCGCCTTTGTTAATTGATACTTACGATACCATCGCTGCTGCCCAGCGGTTGGCAGCAAAGGTAAATTCAGGGGAAATGCAATTAGCTGGGGTTAGGTTGGACTCTGGTGATTTAGTGTCATTGTCAAAACAAGTGCGATCGCTTCTTCCCGGTGTGTCAATTTTTGTCAGTGGCGATTTGGACGAGTGGGAAATTGCACGACTCAAAGCGGCTGGTGCCCAGATTGATGGTTATGGATTAGGAACGCGACTGGTGACAGGTTCCGCTGTCAATGGAGTCTACAAACTGGTGGAAATTGATGGCATACCCGTCATGAAACACTCGAGTGGCAAGGCAACTTATCCAGGACGCAAGCAAATTTTTCGTTCGTTTGAGGGGGATAAGGTGAAAGCAGACTCTTTGGGTTTAGCTGACGAAGAATTTCTTGACTCTTCAATGAGCAATCATCATTCTTCACAAGTGCCTTTGTTGCAGCTATTTGTTAAGGAAGGTAAACGGGTGCAACCCCTGGAGACTTTGGCGCAAATTCGACAAAGAACCGCCGCCTCAGTTGCCAGTTTGCCAGAACAAACGCGCCGTTTGGATCATCCTTTATCGGTGAGAGTGGAGATTTCTGCCCAGTTACAACAGTTGAGTGAAAAAACGAAGAAACAAACCGCAGAGTTACTAAGAACACAGAGGAAGGAGAGTGGTTAG
- a CDS encoding nicotinate-nucleotide adenylyltransferase, with translation MRIALFGTSADPPTAGHQAIISWLSEHYDWVAVWAANNPFKSHQTRLEHRVAMLCLLIADIDSSKHNIGLEQHLSSLRTLETLEKAKDLWGEAEFTLVIGSDLLAQLPRWYQVEDLLQQVQLLVVPRPGYALDESSLQLVQKLGGKVAVANFIGPDVSSTAYREKGDREALTPLVVDYIHKEHLYKCLSENLTF, from the coding sequence ATGAGAATTGCTTTATTTGGTACGAGTGCTGATCCACCAACTGCTGGACATCAAGCGATTATTAGCTGGTTGTCGGAGCATTATGATTGGGTGGCAGTTTGGGCGGCGAATAATCCATTTAAGTCGCATCAAACCCGTTTAGAACATCGGGTGGCGATGTTGTGCTTGTTAATTGCGGATATCGATTCGTCAAAGCACAATATTGGTTTGGAACAGCACTTGAGTAGCTTGAGAACGCTGGAAACTTTGGAGAAAGCGAAAGACCTTTGGGGAGAGGCAGAGTTTACGTTGGTGATAGGTTCAGATTTGCTAGCTCAATTACCACGTTGGTATCAGGTTGAAGATTTGTTGCAGCAAGTACAACTTCTAGTCGTACCACGTCCAGGATATGCATTAGATGAATCTAGTTTGCAGCTCGTGCAAAAACTCGGGGGGAAAGTCGCAGTTGCCAACTTTATTGGTCCAGATGTTTCCTCAACAGCATATCGTGAAAAGGGCGATCGCGAAGCTCTAACACCTCTTGTTGTTGACTATATTCATAAAGAGCATTTGTACAAATGTTTGTCCGAAAATTTGACTTTTTGA
- a CDS encoding TspO/MBR family protein — MIKSWMVIGGVAFLVALAANFITPGDVKWFKRLQRPRWLTFEAAIPVIWTIVFVCGAWSAYIVWEKDPGTTTTWLRMGLYLLLEIVTIAFNPVMLRLRSLKAGTIIGGTGFVIAIILTLIVLPVSGWAALLLVPYLLWSPIGTYTTWTMKRLNPQDA, encoded by the coding sequence ATGATTAAATCTTGGATGGTGATTGGGGGAGTAGCTTTCTTAGTAGCGTTGGCTGCTAACTTCATCACTCCTGGCGATGTCAAATGGTTCAAGCGTCTACAAAGACCGAGATGGTTAACTTTTGAAGCAGCGATTCCAGTTATTTGGACTATTGTATTTGTTTGCGGCGCTTGGTCAGCTTATATTGTTTGGGAAAAAGACCCAGGAACCACCACAACCTGGTTGCGTATGGGATTATACCTGCTCCTAGAAATTGTTACCATTGCCTTCAATCCTGTGATGTTGAGGCTTCGCAGTCTTAAGGCGGGTACGATTATCGGCGGCACGGGTTTCGTTATAGCCATTATATTAACACTTATCGTTTTACCTGTTTCGGGTTGGGCAGCGCTGCTACTCGTTCCTTACTTGCTTTGGAGTCCAATAGGTACATACACCACTTGGACGATGAAACGACTCAATCCTCAAGATGCCTAA
- a CDS encoding diacylglycerol/polyprenol kinase family protein, which translates to MLSSFFDLKSIPPLWLQSATVAIWVLFILLIAWVVNRFANKDPEIVRKIVHIGTGNVILLAWWLDIPPSVGITASIVASAVTLLSYRFPILPGINSVGRKSFGTFFYAVSIGVLIAWFWTLQQPQYAVLGILVMTWGDGLAALVGQKFGQHKYKVFDRQKSWEGSLTMTVVSFLITSLILVSVEGNIWQTWLISLTVGLVATGLEVFSFLGIDNLTVPLGSAALAYVLSQFLY; encoded by the coding sequence TTGCTAAGTTCATTTTTTGATTTAAAGTCCATTCCCCCTTTGTGGCTGCAAAGTGCCACCGTTGCAATTTGGGTATTGTTCATACTTTTGATTGCATGGGTGGTCAATCGCTTTGCCAATAAAGATCCAGAAATTGTGCGGAAGATAGTCCACATTGGCACTGGCAATGTGATTTTATTAGCTTGGTGGCTAGATATCCCCCCAAGTGTGGGCATTACGGCTTCGATTGTAGCGAGTGCTGTTACCTTATTGTCCTACCGATTTCCTATTCTCCCAGGTATTAATAGCGTGGGACGCAAAAGTTTCGGGACATTTTTCTATGCCGTGAGTATTGGTGTTTTAATCGCTTGGTTCTGGACGCTACAACAACCCCAGTATGCTGTACTAGGAATTTTGGTTATGACATGGGGTGATGGACTAGCAGCTTTGGTTGGGCAGAAATTTGGTCAACATAAATACAAGGTTTTTGACAGACAAAAAAGTTGGGAAGGTTCCCTGACAATGACGGTTGTGAGTTTTCTGATCACTAGTTTGATTTTAGTGAGTGTAGAAGGGAACATCTGGCAAACTTGGCTGATATCTTTGACGGTTGGCTTAGTCGCTACTGGTTTAGAAGTTTTTTCGTTTCTTGGTATTGATAATTTGACAGTTCCTTTAGGTAGTGCTGCACTGGCTTATGTTTTAAGCCAGTTCTTGTATTAA
- a CDS encoding M15 family metallopeptidase — protein sequence MRPYHKVPIIDCGEPLVEIPLELFAVESPHPYEKLGAPYGDRSPYFLRKTIIDSLIAAQNNLQLRRPNWRIQIFDAYRPVAVQKFMVNYAFGEALQMAGLTEVELSPTQSQVIWEEVYKIWAEPSLDEKTPPPHSTGAAVDVTLVDDRAEIVNMGSPIDELSPASHPDYFANSPDPLAQEYQAHRQLLCDVMEKAGFKRNPREWWHFSIGDQMWAWLNNEANSSNSMVARYGRVV from the coding sequence ATGAGACCTTATCATAAAGTACCAATTATCGATTGTGGTGAACCGTTGGTGGAGATTCCTTTGGAACTATTCGCGGTGGAATCTCCCCATCCTTATGAAAAACTGGGTGCGCCTTATGGCGATCGCTCTCCTTATTTTCTCCGCAAAACTATTATTGACAGCCTCATAGCCGCCCAAAATAACCTCCAACTGCGGCGTCCTAACTGGCGTATCCAAATCTTTGACGCTTATCGCCCTGTCGCTGTGCAAAAGTTTATGGTGAATTATGCTTTTGGCGAAGCCCTGCAAATGGCGGGACTCACCGAGGTTGAGTTATCACCAACCCAAAGCCAAGTTATCTGGGAGGAGGTTTATAAAATTTGGGCTGAACCTAGTCTGGATGAAAAAACACCACCTCCTCACAGTACAGGCGCTGCTGTGGATGTGACACTGGTAGATGATCGGGCGGAGATTGTCAATATGGGTTCGCCCATAGATGAACTGTCACCAGCGTCGCATCCTGACTACTTTGCCAATTCTCCCGACCCACTAGCACAAGAATACCAAGCTCATCGCCAGTTATTGTGCGATGTTATGGAAAAAGCCGGATTTAAACGCAACCCTAGAGAATGGTGGCACTTCTCTATCGGTGATCAGATGTGGGCTTGGTTGAATAATGAAGCCAATTCAAGCAATTCCATGGTTGCACGCTACGGGCGCGTTGTGTAG
- the yidD gene encoding membrane protein insertion efficiency factor YidD: MKLLLILLIRFYRMFISPLFLPTCRFQPTCSMYAIQAIERFGVWRGSWLAIRRILRCHPFHPGGYDPVPEALGTATKQSSCCQHHE; the protein is encoded by the coding sequence ATGAAATTATTATTGATTTTGCTGATTCGCTTCTACCGAATGTTTATCTCGCCGCTCTTTCTGCCCACCTGTCGCTTTCAACCAACTTGTTCAATGTATGCTATTCAAGCAATTGAGCGATTTGGAGTATGGCGCGGTAGTTGGTTGGCAATTCGGCGCATCCTGCGGTGTCATCCGTTTCATCCGGGGGGCTACGATCCCGTACCAGAAGCGTTAGGAACAGCAACAAAACAGTCGTCTTGCTGTCAACATCACGAATGA